The Prunus dulcis chromosome 3, ALMONDv2, whole genome shotgun sequence genome segment ATTTCAAGAAGAAACCACAGAAAATTGCAAATGGTTTTTCTCAAGGCTCAACGGTATCACGGCCACTGTAATTCAGTTTTGCTCTTATAACATCATAGTTATATTCTTTTCCTTCTGGCTCTCTGATTTTGAGGTTGCTTCCTCCCCAATCTGGCGCAAGAAATTGTTAAATTGTCCGGCTGATCAATTGCATTGATGGTAAAATAGGAGACAAAAGATGGGGGGAGGACAAAGTTAGAAAAAAGTGTAGTAGAGCATACTAGTTAGTGTAGGCATTTCATTTTGGGTGGGAAATTTCTGTCCTATTTTTGGctttaatttctgttttttgtttttgttttttttccctttgggGGAAGAGGGGATTGTGGTTGATAGTCAAGAAATCCCATGATTCAGAAGTGTCGTTGTAATATAATTCCGCTATCGATGTGAACATATATGACTTATGTAGCGTTTAATGAAAGATTATGATTATACTGACTtatcaactctctctctctctctctctctctccccccctgTTTATCAATTCTTCCTCCTCCCCTAGGGAAAAAATGCAGTAGTGTCCCATGAGGTCACTTTGCTTAGATTTGTGAACCAGTTTGTGTTGCGATGGGTGGGGCAAGGCTAGGCGCGTTTGCCCTCATTACTTTGCCCCCTGCCACCATTTCTTATCCCCTTCTCCATCTCAAAAGGCCCTGGATTAGGGGTTTTCCTGTTCTGCTCCTGCCTCTGTTTTTCGTggccatttttatttttgaacttCTTGGGATAGAACAGAACCCTATTTTCATCACACAATACAAATTGTAGCAACTTTATATCACTGTCAACATACATTGCACACAAAAAGTataagtttcaatttttattttatttttaagggaAAAAAGGTCTGGTGGTTAAAGTGACAATGAGGAAGAACGGGGTGAATCAATGGGAATGAGAGagattaaaattaataaaggcttttcataataaatttattttggaaaagaaaaataaaaacagagatTGAAGACCGAGAGGCACAGAATACAAAAACATAACGGTAAGGTAAAATTAACCTCTTGGAAGTAAAGTGCCCATCGTTTGGGAAATTGAGGAAAGCTTATCAACAGCCAACACACATTAATTTCTAATACCATGcatccaaataaataaattgagatAGAAGCCAGAAGGGTAAACCCTAATTGACAGAGTCCCCTGCTCTCAAAAATCTGactgaaataaaaaatggagGGAACATCAAGCTCTGGTGAAGCTCTTGATTTGGTGGATGACTTTTACTTTTCAGCTCTTCATGATGAGGAAGTATTTCCCATCTCAGATGAGAAATATGCCCAAGAATTGCAGCTGCAAGAAGCCCTCATGTCCTCTGCAATCTCTTCAATAACTCCCAAAATTTCTACTCAACCCTCCAATAGAGAGGAAGATGTTGAAACCCCCATGAAAAAACAGAAggggaaggaaaaagaaactgGCCAATCCTCTGAAACTTTCTGCTTGATCTGCATGGATATAAAATCAACCCAAGAAATGTTCACAAACAGTGGCTGCAACCACTCATTTTGCACTGATTGCATTGGAACATATGTTGGGACTAAAATTCAGGAAAACATTTCAATGGTGAAGTGTCCTGATGTGAAGTGCAAAGAAGTGCTGGAGCCACAATCATGCCGGTCTATTATTCCCAAGGAAGTGTTTGATAGGTGGGAAAATGCTCTCTGTGAGTCTCTGGTTTTGGGGTCTCAGAAATTTTACTGCCCTTTTAAGGACTGTTCTGCTTTGCTGGTGGATGATGGAGGAGAGGTTGTGACTGTCTCCGAGTGCCCGAATTGTCGGAGACTGTTCTGTGCTCAGTGCAAGGTTGCATGGCATGCTGGGATTGACTGTGGGGAGTTTCAGAACTtgaatgagaatgagagagagaaggaagatatCATGGTGATGGAGCttgcaaagaagaagaattggagGAGGTGTCCCAGATGCAACTTCTTTGTGGAAAAGACTGATGGCTGCTTACACATTACATGCAGGTTAGCAAgcattaatttatatttttcttttttctcatgTGTTCAATAATCTGATCTTCTTATTGGTTTCATGATTAGATATATATTCTATCTACTATAAAGAAACACTTCACTACATTGTTTCGCAGATTGAGGAGGCTTTGATTTACTAGTTTCATGTATGCGATACTTAAATTTTCACtcttattttgcttttttaggTGTGGATTGGAGTTTTGCTACGGCTGTGGATCATATTGGCGTCACAGCCAATTTTCCAGTCATGTATGTTCAACAGCTTGAGAACTTTATAAGACAAATAATGACTTGGAGCATCctttcagaaaaagaaatgtaaTGGGAGGTTTTGATCTTTGTTGGTTGTATTTTGGGGGTTTTCTATGCCATATTATGTGATAAAAATCTTGACTGTACATCATGAGATTTGTTGAAACTATTGCAATATGAGATTTGTGAGGAAGGAATTGTAGTTGCTTTTTGTGGCAAGACTAATTCATAAGATCTTAACATCGATGATCTAAGGACAACATATCCGCTATTTCATAAACTAATACTTATTAAATTGGACAACAGTACAATGTATTGTATCTACATGGGTGAGACTCATTAGAACGGACCTGGACTCAACTCCAATCCAGTCTATGTCCAAATGATACCTAAAGGCAAACATATGAAAGGGACAAAGGTTGACAATTAGATCaaagaagggaaagaaaaacGTAATTATCTATCCAAATTGCTTGCATCTGGAGAAAATCTGAATAGagagttatatatatttacatatgtAGTGAATTTATAAAACATAATCTACATTAACAATTGTACCCAACATTCATAACCATTTGATTGGTTCGAACTTCAACGTTGTGTTTCAACTGGCGCAAGGCTGCCATGTATTCCTCCAACTCCTCCAAACTAGTCGTCATCTCAATCGGCTTCTCCCACCACCCATAACACCATCCTCCTCTTTCTCCATCAATATTGttatcaatatcatcaataTTGTCAGTATTATTATTCTTCACACGCTTGATCTTCTCTACCTCCATGTGCCTTCTAGCTTCCATATAATCCTCTACTTGTTTATTACCATTGCGCATTATACTCACATGCGAAGAAATATTGTAAGGACAATATCGAACTTCGCCGTTTACATGATGAATATCTGGCTGACCTGCATGTAATAATGAGGAGGCATTGTGGCCGAGGTAGCGGTGGATGACGATATCAGCGGAGGGGCTGCCGAAGCAGAACACCTTGCCGTTGCCTGACACGACAATCCCCGCTGTCTCTGCACCGCACAAAACGCTGAGCTCGGCGGCTTTGTTGAAGAGACCCCTTTTGCGCTTGGAGAAGGTCACGTGACGCTTGTTCTTCTCTTCAACTTTCTTGATTTCAACCCTTCTTTGACGTTTGCTTGGCCTTTTCCCATTGATATTGTTATCGTTTGTGATCTCAATCTCAGCAGCACCCCTCTTAGCCATGGTAGGATCAGTTCTCGGCCTTTTCCCATTGATATTGTTATCGTTTGTGATCTCACTCTCAGCAGCACCCATCTTAGCCATGGTAGGATCAGTTATCTGCCTTTTCCCATTGATATTGTCATCGTTTGTGATCTCAATCTCAGCAGCACCCATCTTAGCCATGGTAGGATCAGTTATCTGCCTTTTCCCATTGATATTGTCATCGTTTGTGATCTCACTCTCAGCAGCAACCATCTTAACCATGGTAGGATCAGTTCTCTGTCTTTTCCCATTGATATTGTCATCGTTTGTGATCTCACTCTCATCAGCACCTCTTTTAGCCATTGTAGCACTAGTTCTTGTGATATTAATGGCAAACCCTAGAGGGAAGGAAACTAATGGCAAACCCTAGAGGGAAGGAAACTAATGGCGAACCCCAGAGGGAAGGAAATCAATGGCGAACTCTAGAGGGAAGGAAAGCAATGGCAAACCCTAAAACATTGTGAAGCAATCTTGGAGATAATATGGTAGGTAGCTCTAGGttttgttatgttttgttATGAAGGAGATCTCGTTATGAAGATGGTAAGTGGTATATATAATGGTAAGTACCAGTGACTTGACTTTGAAGCATATAATTAAGGTCTGTTTTTCGGTAGTTAATTTCTAACGTTTAGGGCTATAATCAATACGGGCagtctaaattataagaaaattacTTACCCAATCTCACTCAAGAGAATACTtacccttctttttttcccttgaacTTAAGGGattcttttattaaaatacgTATTCTATTGTGTTACTTACTTAGAATGGGAGAACTCATGAACCGTTACTTACTTAAAATGGGAGAACTCATAAACcgaaaaaacaagaaacaaaaagaatgaaTGGGCACCATCTACACACCGTCCTTCTCCACCCCACAGATCGTCCCCCTCCTGAATTCAACCTCCCCAATCGCCCCCTCACGTCTCTTTCCTCCCTCCAATGGCTATGGCTAATGAGtgttctcttttcttttcctttttaatttttttttattattaatcttatattttgtttttaaattgattttatgtatttttctaaagAGTTTAGCTTTTATGTATTGACCTTTTCCAGTatttaatcaaataaatctCTTTCTTCTATATGGCTCCTACACTCCCATAACACATGTTGTGTATCTTCTCTCATTATGATACGACTAATCATGAAACGATAGGGATGAAGAGaagtgttgaagaatataaagtcccacatcgaaaaatTTTGCCCCACCTTATTTGACAAGAAGGATATATAAGTTAACATGTGCTAGGTGCAAGGGAAGATTAGGATGTGGCTTGCGAGGTTGGAGGGACAGGATAGAAAAAGAATTTTTCTTTCACATAATCAATTGTATGCAACCGGTACCTAAGAATATAACTCATAAGGGAGACACTTGTGATAAGTATTATCATGTAATaaaagagatatatatatatatatatatataagtgtttttttatttaaactccgtatttttatttgttctatattttaagttcaatttctaattcaaattttcacaatttttaagAAAACCCCACTATTCTTCCTAAATTATCCCTAAATACAAACctaccataataaataaaaatgcatcAACCTCACACCCCACACTCCGCTATCTTGTCTTTCACTACTCGAAGTTCACCTCAACCTCACATTACTTAAAAGATATAAAAACACTTTTGTCAAATGTGTAGcagcattattttattattaattttttaaataatttaaattttcttgttCAACAAAGCAAACCCATGTGGCAATTTCCAGATTATATATCAATCAAAGGCTTAGGCAGGCATTGTTTCTTTACTTCGCAATCAAtgtctagtttttttttttttttcccccttcagttttgtttctttgattatgatgattatgatgattaTTATTTctgatttgtttgtttgattatgatttaccatatttagggtttgtgaagAGAAGATGAGAGTGTAGTAGGTTTTTTGGATTGAAAGAGAAGAGTAATCTGGCAATAGGGTGTAGAGGAGTTTGTGTTTCTAAAACTTCATATAAAGAATGGTGGGTTGTATGGAgtgtgtgtatagatgtactAGGGTTAAGTATGAAGTTGGATgacttttttttgtctttttacacaataataaaatttaaaagtttaataatttaagtattgggttgaacaaagaaaagtacggaatttaaataaaaaaactcatacATAATTATGTATAACTAGTGAGAATTACCCGTAAAAGAGGCACACGCAAGTGGTTTTGGGAGAGATGGTGGGCTCATTCCTCCGAATTTCttacttcttttctttctttattttgtttttaaaaaattgtctAAAGGCTTGTGAATTTCAATCATCTTGTACATGATCAGTGCTGTAGCCAAGCcatgaacaaataaaatgaataatgGGTGTCCAGAGCAAGTTTTGAAGTCTTCATAGAACTTTACTAATCAGTAATTATGGGCTTATGGAAAAACTGGCAACCCAAACAAGTAAACTAGACCCACTTCATGAAACCTCAAACCTTTGCTTCCTTCTTTCCCCGACATCcgaaacaaaaacaagtagGTCAGGTGGTTGGTGACAAATGGGGTCATCCATACACCTCCAATTTAATTTGCATTGACCACATAATTTGCTCATCTGCGGTGTCCTCTCACATATGGCCCATGTATAATGCTGtaactttgaattttctgtCAACAGATAACGACCAAGCTCATGGTGCCTACGCACCagttaatttaaattaaattcacTTTTAAAAAGCAGATATGAACTTAATCAAATTGGCAAGAGCGGATGTACTCCTCACTTTACGTTCGACTTCGAATTTccctatcgcttgtataaaaactACTATAAAGGTGCATATTTCTTGATTTATTAGTGGTTATTTCATTAATTAACGGTTCATATTCTCCTTTACCTTGATCACTTCCCTTTTAGAAAtaattccttttcttttgtgtcgTTGATTTTGCATCCCTACTTGAGAAAATTTAGGACAGAAGATGCAAGAACCTTCACAAAATCATAAACCCTACTTTGTTTTAAATCGAAACCTAACCTAGAAAGAATGGCCCCTCTTTACTACGACTAATAATTAACTTATCAATAATTGCATTAAGAAGATCGACCCTACCTTCCTCAGTCTTCACCTATCTCCCTCTGTCTCCCATCTTAATTTAAACCAAAGTATGCATGGTTTCACTGCCTCATGGGGCCTCCATGTCCACCGCTTTCGTTTCTTTTATTCCTGCTTCCCAAAATATCGctttcaaactttttttttttcccctttcctCAACAAATGTTGTCTTCTTCTTAGGtttttgaagaacaaatatgTGCTCCTTTTTCACTGTATTATGGCCCCattgaattcaaattcaaagccACACCAATACCACAAATGCTAAGCTTGTTCATCCAAGTTAACCCCACCTTTGCTTGTTTTGGCTGAGATCTTGAAGATGTGAAACCAAAGAGGACATAAGTCATCATATATATGTAACACTCAAAGAACTACAGTTATGATGGTTGTGATTTCTTCTACAAAGCATGGGCCACCCACCACCATATATTCTTCCAAAATGTCAATGATGATAAGAGAAGATCATGATCGACAACTGTCCTGGCCATGCGTGGTTGCACACTTGCAACTTTGATTGGGTTCCACCTTAGACATCGATCTCAATTAATTAGGCCAAATTCATCATCCTTACTTAAGGGCATATTATTATGAGTGGTGATTTCGTTAATGGTGCATGTTTCTTGAATTATTTTCTCTTGATTGGTTCtctgtgttttattttattttataaaaaaacgaTAGAAGTTTATTAGATCAAACAAAACGAGTACATtggaaaaatattataaacGGAGTCATTCTAATAGCAGTACGGCGTACATGGGAAAACTTTCCCTAATGACCTGATTCGGCTAAAAAGTTAAAACGATCTAGAGAGAAATcactcccaaaaaaaaaaaaaaaaaacttttctaAACCTCTATCTATCATCATAGGATTGGTTCTTTGTTTTAGTAAAGGAGTCATTTTCCCTTGCCCCATAGAGCCCACATTATAACATATCAAAATtcgtatatatataatggttTCTTCCCCGTTTTGAGTTTGATGGTCCACTCCAAGGCAAATCAACTTTAATAAAGAGACCGTGGAAATGTTGCGGAATTCTTCTTTATTCCCTTGTTAAATCCAAAAGCAAGTCAAATCAGAcccctaaataaaatatttcatctGATTAACCTCACATGGTCAATTTTTCCAATTTGAAGtttgagaaagaagatgaaagtTGTTCAGTAGAATCTACAAGTATTCGTTTACCATACAATCTACATCTAGACATATTATTTTGCCAAATTCGAAACacggagtatagccgtgcggctgtatgtatagaaaaaaaaaacataaaaaacataaaatcatTGGAAATTTTGTTTGTAGGATTGAAGTCAAAGTGCATGTGTGGTTGACATTTGAGAGTACAAACATATTCTCTCATAATTATTCATAGATGAGAAGAATATGCTAATAATACATCCAAATcgtaattaagaaaattaattgtGCAACAAATCATGGCGCATTCGTCACGGACACTGCATACAAGCTAGGTTTTTGGCTTATTGCCCAGGTCGATAAGATTGTTGGCATTATTAAAGCACAGCAAAGTCTTGCTGAGACTCCTTCCTTGACCATAACTAAAGCAGGTCACATTATCAACAATAATTTGTATATGTTATTAGCAGTGGCGGCCCAGAGGGTGTGTAAATGGTGCCACCGCACAGGGTTCCCactatataaatattaaagcaCAGCAAAATCTTGCAGAGACACATTTGTTAGTGAATAATAATTCGTATATGTTGTTAGTGACAAGAATAATAAACGACAAAATTAATATCTTTCAACTTTAATTAGGTAAAcaggacaaaaaaaataataactttaATTATGTGAAACTTTACCTTCTATTATGTGTGTTTGATATTTTACTTATAACACTGTGCTAATTAACCTGTATATAGTTACGGTAAAGTTCACCAAGGCATCCTTGATATAAAATTATAGCTTCTCAATTAAGACGGCAATGCTGCATGTATACAACTTATGCATAGTTCGTAGTGCTTAACCATCTTCTTCAAATGTGTCACTTTGCTCAGAGAGGATAAGTCACAGAACCGTAAAAGTGCAGGGGCTTTAGTTCAAGTTATTAAGAGTATTTACACATGAACTAAGTCTTAAGTTTAATTTCCCCTCTCACAATATCGTTCTTgtatcaaaacaaaaaaaacaaaaatttcacttGTCCTCACAATATTATGGATCATTCTGTACAAGTGCAGCTCTAAACAAAAACTTTGTTTGCATCAACAACACTAACCCTACAATATGTGTTCGAGACATCACCTCGGCATAACTCTATAAGTTCAGAGTACAGTTATAGGCGCAGTATCCATATTATTCATGTGCATGCATGCTCACACCCTGAGCAGTAAATCACAGCAGCAACTAGTCTTT includes the following:
- the LOC117620923 gene encoding agamous-like MADS-box protein AGL62; protein product: MAKRGADESEITNDDNINGKRQRTDPTMVKMVAAESEITNDDNINGKRQITDPTMAKMGAAEIEITNDDNINGKRQITDPTMAKMGAAESEITNDNNINGKRPRTDPTMAKRGAAEIEITNDNNINGKRPSKRQRRVEIKKVEEKNKRHVTFSKRKRGLFNKAAELSVLCGAETAGIVVSGNGKVFCFGSPSADIVIHRYLGHNASSLLHAGQPDIHHVNGEVRYCPYNISSHVSIMRNGNKQVEDYMEARRHMEVEKIKRVKNNNTDNIDDIDNNIDGERGGWCYGWWEKPIEMTTSLEELEEYMAALRQLKHNVEVRTNQMVMNVGYNC
- the LOC117620922 gene encoding probable E3 ubiquitin-protein ligase RNF217 yields the protein MEGTSSSGEALDLVDDFYFSALHDEEVFPISDEKYAQELQLQEALMSSAISSITPKISTQPSNREEDVETPMKKQKGKEKETGQSSETFCLICMDIKSTQEMFTNSGCNHSFCTDCIGTYVGTKIQENISMVKCPDVKCKEVLEPQSCRSIIPKEVFDRWENALCESLVLGSQKFYCPFKDCSALLVDDGGEVVTVSECPNCRRLFCAQCKVAWHAGIDCGEFQNLNENEREKEDIMVMELAKKKNWRRCPRCNFFVEKTDGCLHITCRCGLEFCYGCGSYWRHSQFSSHVCSTA